One region of Serinus canaria isolate serCan28SL12 chromosome 25, serCan2020, whole genome shotgun sequence genomic DNA includes:
- the LOC103823995 gene encoding scale keratin-like, with the protein MSCYDLCPPRTSTELCPPRTSVAVPQPIAESCNELCARQCPDSSAFIQPPPVVVTFPGPILSSFPQQAVVGSSGAPAFGGSLGLGGLYGAGATQASGGLCTFGRAYAAPACSPCALPRYSKKLWDTCGPC; encoded by the coding sequence ATGTCCTGCTACGACCTGTGCCCCCCCAGGACCAGCACGGAGCTGTGCCCCCCCAGGACCAGcgtggctgtgccccagcccatcGCTGAGAGCTGCAACGAGCTGTGCGCCCGCCAGTGCCCCGACTCCTCTGCCTTCATCCAGCCACCGCCCGTGGTGGTCACCTTCCCCggccccatcctcagctccttcccccagcaggcCGTGGTGGGCTCCTCCGGAGCACCGGCCTTTGgcggctccctggggctgggcggCCTCTACGGCGCCGGCGCCACCCAGGCCTCGGGGGGCCTCTGCACCTTTGGCAGAGCCTACGCTGCTCCCGCCTGCAGCCCTTGCGCCCTGCCCCGCTACAGCAAGAAGCTCTGGGACACCTGCGGGCCCTGCtag
- the LOC103823996 gene encoding scale keratin-like translates to MSCYDLCSTGGSGLIGGSDIMGGSSLMGGCGVLRPQPIADSGNEPCVRQCPDSTTVIQPPAVVVTFPGPILSSFPQSSMVGSAGAPVLAASGSSGGYGGFGSGGYGGFGSGGYGGFGSGGYGGLGSCGGSSLGYRGLFGSGRSFGSCGSWSSRYRHYRRGSCGSC, encoded by the coding sequence ATGTCCTGCTATGACCTGTGCTCCACTGGTGGCTCCGGCCTCATCGGTGGCTCCGACATCATGGGTGGCTCCAGCCTCATGGGTGGCTGCGGCGTCCTCCGGCCCCAGCCCATCGCTGACAGCGGGAACGAGCCGTGTGTCCGCCAGTGCCCCGACTCCACCACCGTGATCCAGCCTCCCGCCGTGGTGGTCACCTTCCCCggccccatcctcagctccttcccccagagTTCCATGGTGGGATCTGCTGGAGCGCCCGTCCTTGCAGCCTCGGGGTCCTCCGGGGGCTATGGGGGATTTGGCTCTGGGGGCTATGGAGGATTTGGCTCTGGGGGCTATGGAGGATTTGGCTCTGGGGGCTATGGGGGTCTGGGGTCCTGTGGGGGCTCCTCCCTGGGATACCGGGGTCTGTTTGGCTCTGGGAGATCCTTTGGCTCCTGCGGCTCTTGGTCCTCCCGCTACCGCCACTACCGTCGCGGCAGCTGCGGCTCCTGCTAA